GATAGAACGCCGCACCGCGGCGCTGATGGCGAGCAAGGTGCCCAGCGTGCGGCAGGTGGCAGTGCGGCTGTTCAGCATGGACGGCACCCCGCTGGGAGCGGCCGCATGAAGCTGGGACGATTGATAGGCATAGGCGTCGGCCCCGGCCCGGCCGGCTTGATCCCGGTGGCGGCCCTGGCCGCGCTGCGCGAAGCCGACATCGTCTACCTGCCGCGCGCCACCTCCAGCGAGGTGTCGGTCGCCCGACTATGCCTGGCCGGGCTGGAGCTGGACGAAAGCCGCTTCCGCGAGATCGAGTTCGAGATGAATCCGGACCGCGGAGCGCTGTCGCGCCATTACGGCGCGCTGGCCGAGCAACTGGCCGCCGAATTGCAAACCGGCCGCAACGTCGCCTACCTGACCATAGGCGACTCGATGACCTACTCCACTTACGGCTACCTGCTGGCGGCGCTGCGCGAAATGCTGCCGGAACTGCAGACGCAGACCTTCCCCGGCGTCACCAGCTTCGCCGCCACCGCGTCGGCGCTGTCCTGGCCGCTGGGCGAAGGCAAGGAACGCATCCTGATCCTGCCCTGCCCCGACGATATGGAAGCGCTGCGAGCCGACATCGACAGCCACGACCTCATCGTGCTGATGAAGATAGGCAAGCGGCTGCCGGACGTGCTGGCGCTATTGAACCAGATGGGCATCGCCCAGCTGTGCGCCTTCGCCCGCCGCATCGGCCTGCCCGGCGAAGTGCTGTGCGCCGACGTCTCGCAATTGGACGCCGACGCCAGCGGCTACCTCGCCACCATGCTGATCCGCAAGACAGCCAGAGAAAGACGCCACTCATGAAAGTGTATTTCATCGGCGCCGGCCCCGGCGCCGCCGACCTGATCACGCTGCGCGGCAGCCGCCTGTTGGGCGCCGCTCCGATGGTGCTGTACGCCGGTTCGCTGGTGCCGGCCGAGATGCTAAGCCACTGCCGCCCGGACGCGGAAATCCACGACACCGCCGAGCTGAACCTGGACCAGCAGGAAGCGCTGTACCGCCGCGCCCAGGCCGAAGACAAGGACGTGGCGCGGCTGCACTCCGGCGACCCGGCGATCTACGGCGCCACCAACGAGCAGATGCGCCGGCTGGAAGCGCTGGGCATCGCCTACGAAGTGGTGCCTGGCGTGTCCTCGTTCACCGCCGCCGCCGCCGCATTGGGCAGCGAGCTGACCCGGCCCGAGGTGTCGCAATCCATCATCCTGACCCGCACCAGCGGCCGCGCCAGCGCGGTGCCGGAGACGGAATCGATCGCCAGCTTCGCCGCCCACCGCGCGACGATGTGCATCTTCCTGTCCGGCCAGCGGCTGAAACAAACCGTCGCCGACCTGGCGCTGCACTACCCGCCCACCACCCCGGTGGCGCTGGTGCGCCGCGCCAGCTGGCCGGACCAATCCGTCCACCGCTCCACGCTGGGCAAGATGCTGGACGAGGTCAAACAGAAAGACTGGCTACTAACCACGCTGCTGCTAGTCGGCGAGGCGCTGTCGCGCGAAGGCGGCGTCGAATCCAGCCTGTACGCGGCCGGCTTCACCCACATCTTCCGCGACGGCGACGACCGCAAGACCAAGCGGACCAGCCTGCAGAAAGAAAACCAGGCATGAGCCGCGCCGTGTGGCTGGTGCGCGCCGAGGCGCTGCCCTTGGGCCGGAGGCTGGCATCGGCGCTGGACGCCACGCTATACCAGCCGTGGCTGCAGCCGGACGCCAGCGGCCGCGAGCAATTCCGCTCCGCCTTCCATGCGCACAGCCACTGGGTGCTGGTGATGGCCAGCGGCATCGCCGTCCGCTATCTGGACGGCCTGCCGCAAAGCAAATACAGCGACCCGGCGGTGGTGGTGATGGACGAAGCCGCCCGTTTCGCCATCCCGCTGCTGTCCGGCCACGAAGGCGGCGCCAATGCCTTGGCCTACGAAGCGGCGCGGCTGACCGGCGCGGTGCCCGCCATCACCACAGCGACGGAGGCGATCAAGCCGCTGACGCTGGGCATCGGCTGCCGCCGCGGCAAAAGCGCCGAGGCCATCGAACAAGCGGTGCTGCAAGCGCTGGCCGGCCGGCCGCTGGCCGACGTGCGCGAAGTGGCGACGATAGACCTGAAGGCCGACGAAGCCGGCCTGCTGGCATTCTGCGCCCGCCACGCGCTGCCGCTGCGCGTCATCGCCCGCGAAGACGTCGCCGCCCGCGGCTGGACCGGCGCGCCGTCGGACTGGGTGCGGCAGAACGTAGGCGTCGACGGCGTGTGCGAACCGTGCGCGCTGATCGCCAGCCCCAGGGGACGGCTGATCGTGCCCAAGACCGCGCGGGATGGGGTGACGGTGGCCGCAGTGGAGGACACCCCATGGTAGGGCGGAAGCCCCAAAGGGGCGTTCCGCCATATGTGCCGCAATCGGCA
The Chromobacterium sp. IIBBL 290-4 DNA segment above includes these coding regions:
- the cobI gene encoding precorrin-2 C(20)-methyltransferase gives rise to the protein MKLGRLIGIGVGPGPAGLIPVAALAALREADIVYLPRATSSEVSVARLCLAGLELDESRFREIEFEMNPDRGALSRHYGALAEQLAAELQTGRNVAYLTIGDSMTYSTYGYLLAALREMLPELQTQTFPGVTSFAATASALSWPLGEGKERILILPCPDDMEALRADIDSHDLIVLMKIGKRLPDVLALLNQMGIAQLCAFARRIGLPGEVLCADVSQLDADASGYLATMLIRKTARERRHS
- the cobM gene encoding precorrin-4 C(11)-methyltransferase codes for the protein MKVYFIGAGPGAADLITLRGSRLLGAAPMVLYAGSLVPAEMLSHCRPDAEIHDTAELNLDQQEALYRRAQAEDKDVARLHSGDPAIYGATNEQMRRLEALGIAYEVVPGVSSFTAAAAALGSELTRPEVSQSIILTRTSGRASAVPETESIASFAAHRATMCIFLSGQRLKQTVADLALHYPPTTPVALVRRASWPDQSVHRSTLGKMLDEVKQKDWLLTTLLLVGEALSREGGVESSLYAAGFTHIFRDGDDRKTKRTSLQKENQA
- a CDS encoding cobalamin biosynthesis protein codes for the protein MSRAVWLVRAEALPLGRRLASALDATLYQPWLQPDASGREQFRSAFHAHSHWVLVMASGIAVRYLDGLPQSKYSDPAVVVMDEAARFAIPLLSGHEGGANALAYEAARLTGAVPAITTATEAIKPLTLGIGCRRGKSAEAIEQAVLQALAGRPLADVREVATIDLKADEAGLLAFCARHALPLRVIAREDVAARGWTGAPSDWVRQNVGVDGVCEPCALIASPRGRLIVPKTARDGVTVAAVEDTPW